A genomic region of Pithys albifrons albifrons isolate INPA30051 chromosome 20, PitAlb_v1, whole genome shotgun sequence contains the following coding sequences:
- the FUT7 gene encoding alpha-(1,3)-fucosyltransferase 7 — MSRALPLPWSLRGQPGVKALVTAGVFVTILWNLKCFLNPSKGSREDSKHVEPLVVLVWEWPSKQVPNVSGDVCRELYSITGCQLTTERQLLHQADVVVFPHVRLRPGQDRLPKERPPGQNWVWVSLESPSNSRALAGWNQTFNWVMTYRQDSDIFIPYGKLVPNPSATVNIPAKTNLVSWVISNYHRTQKRAEVYKNLSRYLHVNVYGKANNKPLCKDCLLPTTSKSRFYLAFENSIHQDYITEKLWRNSLLAGTVPVVLGPPRANYEQFVPADSFIHVDDFSSLEELATFLKTMNSSRYRQFFAWQRRFSVKLYSDWRERICTICTAYPHLPRGRLYPSLQSWFNS, encoded by the coding sequence ATGTCCCGGGCATTACCACTGCCATGGTCACTGCGGGGCCAGCCTGGTGTGAAGGCCTTGGTCACTGCTGGAGTGTTTGTAACCATCCTCTGGAACTTGAAGTGCTTCCTCAACCCCTCCAAGGGCTCCAGAGAAGACTCCAAACACGTAGAGcccctggtggtgctggtgtgggAATGGCCCTCGAAGCAGGTCCCCAATGTCAGTGGAGACGTGTGCCGTGAGCTGTACAGCATCACAGGCTGCCAGCTCACCACAGAGCGGCAGCTCCTACACCAGGCTGACGTGGTGGTGTTCCCCCATGTCAGGCTTCGTCCTGgccaggacaggctgcccaaggagagGCCACCCGGGCAGAACTGGGTATGGGTCTCCCTAGAGTCCCCTTCCAACAGTAGAGCTCTAGCGGGATGGAATCAGACCTTCAACTGGGTGATGACCTACAGGCAGGACTCGGACATCTTTATCCCCTACGGCAAGCTTGTGCCCAACCCATCAGCCACTGTGAACATCCCTGCAAAAACCAACTTGGTATCTTGGGTTATCAGCAACTACCACAGGACTCAGAAAAGAGCTGAAGTCTACAAAAACCTCTCCAGGTACCTCCATGTGAATGTATATGGGAAAGCAAACAACAAGCCCCTCTGCAAGGACTGCCTTTTGCCAACAACATCCAAATCCAGGTTCTACCTGGCCTTCGAGAACTCCATCCACCAGGACTACATCACAGAGAAGCTCTGGAGGAACTCGCTGCTGGCTGGCACTGTGCCTGTGGTGCTGGGACCACCTCGGGCCAACTATGAGCAGTTTGTTCCCGCAGATTCCTTTATCCATGTCGATGACTTCAGCTCCCTGGAGGAGCTGGCCACCTTCCTGAAGACCATGAACTCCAGCCGCTACCGGCAGTTCTTTGCCTGGCAGAGGAGGTTCAGTGTGAAGCTCTACAGTGACTGGAGGGAACGGATCTGCACCATCTGCACTGCCTACCCCCACCTGCCCCGCGGCCGCCTCTAtcccagcctgcagagctggtTCAACTCCTAG